CGGGATATTCTCGTTGGTCACCAGCGAGTTGTACAGCAAGGGCGAGGACTTGTCCAATTCCTTGGTGATGATGAACGGCTTGTGCATGCGCTTGCCGGTGGGCAGGCCCGAGGCCGCGTCCCGGGGCGAAACGATCTCATGGGATA
The genomic region above belongs to Fibrobacterota bacterium and contains:
- the hcp gene encoding type VI secretion system tube protein Hcp; this translates as MALNAYLKLKGQKQGEIKGSVTQKGREGKIMVIAVSHEIVSPRDAASGLPTGKRMHKPFIITKELDKSSPLLYNSLVTNENIP